Proteins co-encoded in one Azospirillum brasilense genomic window:
- a CDS encoding RNA-directed DNA polymerase, translated as MPSARIRHQEIFSALMHSAYLPAEVPPAITTRHFAAYCKVNYNSIKSKETSVLSKIVTRFDKFNVPRENQTRRDLALVHPASQARVSMVITKNHREIRTIIGESQISLYNPEPDLKNYRAFKGVSFANLDKKRSDIARRSCYVLSADISRFFYTIYTHSIPWAVLGKTKVKELMNGGKKGKKGGKPFHWTDELDRALQSCQSRETFGIPVGPDTSRIIAEVLLSGIHNDEGVAKSIGGRPGFRLVDDFFIGFNSELECASTLTSLRNALSNYNLQLNDDKTALKPSQAIFMDRWRYELMQQRIRQEDAKSQANDIRKLTDLALYHAHSLGNSFPVKWIVQKLISIQYDDGNFGLILSTLLRLSREFPVCISHVATFIINNKKKCQGPLAISLIHEWLSVVFKTHARHSHDFEVAWALVICGALKIKVSRAEFSDYHSSTCSAVYAILGLLNEKGLLKEKFAAFNWRATVKKEGIDGEHWLVYYESVRRKWTKDKQMVSNVKNHPFMSDLLNNGVTFLDDTIFGDVSINLAKRRIRKINSMLMIHDEDHMDESSFGLASM; from the coding sequence ATGCCATCTGCCAGAATTCGCCATCAGGAAATTTTTTCCGCGCTCATGCATTCTGCATATCTTCCTGCGGAGGTGCCTCCAGCTATAACTACGAGACACTTTGCAGCATATTGCAAAGTAAATTACAATTCAATCAAGTCAAAAGAAACGTCCGTACTCTCAAAAATTGTTACTAGATTCGATAAATTCAATGTTCCCCGAGAGAATCAAACTAGGCGAGACTTAGCCCTTGTTCATCCAGCCTCTCAAGCAAGAGTATCGATGGTAATTACTAAAAATCATAGAGAAATTAGGACGATAATTGGCGAATCGCAAATTAGCTTGTATAATCCAGAACCAGATTTGAAGAATTACAGGGCGTTCAAAGGCGTCTCTTTTGCCAATCTTGATAAGAAAAGAAGTGATATTGCCCGTAGGTCTTGCTACGTACTCTCGGCTGACATTTCACGATTTTTCTATACAATATACACTCATTCCATTCCTTGGGCAGTTTTGGGAAAGACAAAGGTTAAGGAATTAATGAACGGAGGAAAAAAAGGAAAGAAAGGTGGCAAACCTTTCCATTGGACCGATGAGCTTGACCGTGCACTTCAATCGTGCCAATCGAGGGAAACTTTCGGCATACCCGTCGGCCCAGACACATCAAGAATAATCGCCGAGGTGCTGCTCAGCGGAATTCACAACGATGAAGGAGTGGCTAAATCAATAGGCGGCAGACCTGGCTTCAGGCTCGTCGATGATTTTTTCATTGGATTCAACTCAGAACTAGAATGCGCTAGCACCCTAACGTCCCTTCGGAATGCATTGTCAAACTACAATTTGCAACTCAACGATGACAAGACTGCGCTTAAGCCCTCTCAAGCGATCTTTATGGATCGCTGGCGATACGAATTAATGCAGCAGCGGATTCGGCAAGAAGACGCCAAGTCACAGGCTAATGATATTAGAAAACTTACTGATCTTGCTCTATACCACGCTCACTCTCTAGGCAACTCGTTCCCAGTAAAATGGATTGTCCAGAAACTAATATCAATTCAGTATGATGATGGGAATTTTGGACTTATACTTTCTACCCTTCTCCGGCTCTCCAGAGAGTTCCCAGTATGCATAAGCCATGTTGCAACATTTATAATTAATAATAAGAAAAAATGCCAGGGGCCACTTGCTATTAGCCTTATTCATGAATGGCTGAGCGTGGTATTCAAGACACACGCTCGCCACAGCCACGATTTTGAAGTGGCATGGGCATTGGTAATTTGTGGAGCGCTTAAGATTAAGGTATCTCGCGCAGAGTTTTCTGACTATCACAGTTCAACCTGCTCTGCGGTGTACGCTATACTTGGACTTCTTAACGAGAAAGGACTTCTCAAGGAAAAATTTGCTGCATTTAATTGGCGAGCCACTGTGAAGAAGGAAGGAATAGACGGTGAACATTGGCTCGTGTACTATGAAAGCGTTCGCAGGAAGTGGACAAAAGATAAGCAAATGGTGTCTAATGTAAAAAATCATCCATTTATGTCAGATTTACTAAATAATGGTGTTACTTTTTTAGATGATACAATATTTGGCGACGTGTCAATCAATCTTGCCAAACGGAGAATCCGAAAAATCAACTCTATGCTTATGATCCATGATGAAGATCATATGGATGAGAGTTCATTCGGTTTAGCCAGCATGTGA
- a CDS encoding LysR family transcriptional regulator: MNPLRLDSFDVFAAIVRCGGFRAAALERGVSSSALSQTMNALEEALGIRLLNRTTRSVSPTEAGQRLLDRLAPALSDIQLAIAEVDELRDSPSGTLRINAPAPAVDHLLCPLVFDFMDAYPEVKIEIISDAAVIDIVEQGFDAGVRFGKQLAQDMIAVPFGPSLRYAIVASPDYIARHGQPVTPHALVEHDCIRRRFPGGTLVTWRFARGGDALEVTPAGRLTVSTVHNELQAALAGRGIAHVLDDYAKPHVRDGRLVELFPEWSPTLPHWYLYYPNRRLPSAAMRAFLNHMKGYDWRAGDQASF; this comes from the coding sequence ATGAACCCCCTTCGCTTGGACAGCTTCGACGTGTTCGCGGCGATCGTGCGCTGTGGCGGCTTCCGCGCGGCGGCGCTCGAACGGGGCGTCTCGTCATCAGCCTTGAGCCAGACGATGAATGCCCTGGAGGAGGCTCTCGGCATCCGGCTCCTCAATCGGACGACCCGGAGCGTGTCGCCCACGGAGGCCGGGCAGCGCCTCCTCGATCGCCTGGCCCCGGCGCTGAGCGATATCCAGCTGGCGATCGCCGAGGTCGACGAGTTGAGGGACAGCCCGTCGGGAACGCTGCGGATCAACGCGCCGGCGCCCGCCGTCGATCACCTCCTGTGCCCGCTGGTCTTCGACTTCATGGACGCCTATCCCGAGGTGAAGATCGAGATCATCAGCGATGCCGCGGTGATCGACATCGTGGAGCAGGGGTTCGATGCCGGCGTCCGCTTCGGCAAGCAACTGGCGCAGGACATGATCGCGGTCCCGTTCGGGCCGTCGCTCCGATACGCGATCGTCGCGTCACCGGATTACATCGCGCGGCATGGCCAGCCGGTGACGCCGCATGCCCTCGTCGAGCATGACTGCATCAGGCGGCGATTTCCCGGCGGCACGCTCGTCACGTGGCGGTTCGCCCGTGGGGGCGACGCGCTGGAGGTCACGCCCGCCGGGCGGCTGACGGTCAGCACGGTGCACAACGAGCTCCAGGCCGCCCTGGCCGGCCGGGGCATTGCCCACGTTCTGGACGACTATGCGAAACCCCATGTCCGGGATGGTCGGCTGGTGGAGCTTTTCCCGGAGTGGAGCCCCACCTTGCCGCACTGGTATCTGTATTACCCGAACCGCCGCCTTCCGAGCGCGGCCATGCGGGCGTTCCTCAATCACATGAAGGGCTACGACTGGCGGGCCGGGGATCAGGCCAGTTTCTGA
- a CDS encoding MBL fold metallo-hydrolase, whose protein sequence is MNAPTLNRRRIMLSAAVGASTLFVSGSGGVASAQVTPTPATGNTGHYRFRVGDISATVLSDGVIGGPPRVYASDAPEAELQEVLRRAFLPTDHMTLNLNTLLIETGGRRILVEPGAGATMGPNGGRIFQNFAAIGLGPADIDAIVISHTHPDHVGNLRTASGGRAFPRATVFVPRADWDFFVRNDPDLSYMPVPEDFRLRFAAAIKSSLEPVRDDVELYEAGAEIVPGLTTIVAAGHTPGMATFLVHSGNDQLLLTADLAYHPIVNVDNPWRPGPDRDKETALASRRRIFDRAAADRIPVLGFHFPFPGLGRMLKTDGGYAWVPANWQF, encoded by the coding sequence ATGAACGCTCCCACTCTGAACCGACGCAGGATCATGCTGTCCGCGGCCGTCGGCGCATCGACCCTGTTCGTTTCCGGCAGCGGTGGAGTCGCGTCCGCGCAGGTGACGCCGACGCCCGCGACCGGCAACACCGGCCACTACCGTTTCCGGGTCGGCGACATCAGCGCGACGGTGCTGAGCGACGGCGTGATCGGCGGTCCACCCCGCGTCTACGCGAGCGATGCGCCCGAAGCGGAGCTTCAGGAGGTGCTGCGGCGCGCCTTCCTGCCGACGGACCACATGACGCTGAATCTGAACACCCTTCTGATCGAAACCGGTGGGCGGCGCATCCTCGTCGAGCCCGGCGCAGGCGCGACGATGGGGCCGAACGGCGGGCGGATTTTCCAGAACTTCGCGGCGATCGGGCTCGGTCCTGCGGACATCGACGCCATCGTGATCTCGCACACCCATCCCGACCATGTCGGCAATCTCAGGACCGCAAGCGGCGGCCGGGCGTTCCCCCGGGCCACCGTTTTCGTGCCGAGGGCGGACTGGGATTTCTTCGTCCGCAACGATCCGGATCTGTCCTACATGCCCGTTCCGGAGGATTTCCGCCTGCGCTTCGCCGCCGCGATCAAGAGCAGCCTCGAACCCGTCAGGGACGATGTGGAGCTTTACGAAGCCGGTGCGGAGATCGTGCCGGGCCTTACGACGATCGTCGCCGCCGGGCACACGCCGGGCATGGCGACCTTCCTCGTCCATTCCGGAAACGACCAGCTGCTGCTGACCGCCGACCTTGCCTATCACCCGATCGTCAACGTCGACAATCCCTGGCGTCCCGGACCCGACCGCGACAAGGAAACCGCGCTCGCCTCGCGCCGGCGCATCTTCGACCGGGCGGCCGCTGACCGCATTCCGGTGCTGGGTTTCCATTTTCCCTTCCCGGGCCTCGGCCGGATGCTCAAGACCGACGGCGGCTACGCCTGGGTCCCTGCAAATTGGCAGTTCTGA
- a CDS encoding ABC transporter substrate-binding protein — MTAEVKRIGSTAGRVFLGLALAAGLTLGSPGGARAEATELTIGIQYGLSYLPLMVAKNQGLIEKYAAAEGIGPVKVNWLVVNGGVAANDALLSGNAQIVSAGISPLLAAWDRTRGGIGVKAISGLDSSAFWINSNNPNVRSIRDLTDKDRIAVPAVKVSINSVVLQIAAEKEFGPGHHYDFEALTTPLSPPDATAALVSGKTEITGHVTTPTYGTLQLAHPNVHRIFNSRDVIGEATLVLSYTTQKFYDENPKLTAAVVKAMGDGFALIERDKAEAARIYLAEERSKLTQDEVVALLNNPDISYSQIPHNTGVIADYMHRVGSIKTKPASWKDYTLPILHSETGS; from the coding sequence ATGACAGCGGAGGTGAAACGCATCGGTTCCACCGCAGGAAGGGTGTTTCTCGGCCTGGCCCTGGCGGCGGGTCTGACGCTCGGCTCTCCCGGCGGCGCGCGCGCCGAGGCGACGGAGCTGACCATCGGCATCCAGTACGGGCTGAGCTATCTGCCGCTGATGGTCGCCAAGAACCAGGGGCTGATTGAAAAATACGCTGCGGCGGAGGGGATCGGGCCGGTCAAGGTCAACTGGCTCGTTGTGAACGGCGGCGTGGCCGCCAACGACGCGCTGCTGAGCGGCAACGCCCAGATCGTCTCCGCCGGCATTTCGCCGCTTCTGGCGGCCTGGGACCGGACACGGGGCGGCATCGGCGTGAAGGCGATCTCGGGGCTGGACTCCTCCGCCTTCTGGATCAACAGCAACAACCCCAACGTCCGCAGCATCCGCGACCTGACCGACAAGGACCGCATCGCGGTGCCGGCGGTGAAGGTCTCGATCAACTCGGTCGTTCTTCAGATCGCCGCGGAGAAGGAGTTCGGGCCGGGGCATCATTACGATTTCGAAGCGCTGACCACGCCGCTGAGCCCGCCGGACGCCACAGCGGCGCTGGTTTCCGGCAAGACGGAGATCACCGGCCACGTCACCACGCCGACCTACGGCACCCTCCAACTCGCCCACCCGAACGTCCACCGCATCTTCAATTCGCGCGACGTGATCGGCGAGGCGACGCTGGTGCTGAGCTACACCACGCAGAAATTCTACGACGAGAACCCGAAGCTCACCGCCGCCGTGGTGAAGGCGATGGGCGACGGCTTCGCGCTGATCGAGCGCGACAAGGCCGAGGCCGCCCGCATCTATCTGGCGGAGGAGCGCAGCAAACTGACCCAGGACGAGGTCGTGGCGCTGCTGAACAACCCCGACATCAGCTATTCCCAGATCCCGCACAACACGGGCGTGATCGCCGACTACATGCACCGCGTCGGCTCGATCAAGACCAAGCCGGCCTCGTGGAAGGACTACACCCTCCCGATCCTGCACAGCGAAACGGGGAGTTGA
- a CDS encoding TauD/TfdA dioxygenase family protein, which yields MSLPSGFDIKPINGNIGAELRGVTLSGDLHPAVLKAIQDAVHEYKVIFVRDQHHIDDARQEAFGRLWGSLVGHPTVPSLSGTEGILDVDGSRGERASSWHADITFLGDYPSITILRPHELPDRGGDTLWGNTAAAYAELPEPLRELADKLRAIHTNQYDYVGDRGNVREDGLKRFNEVFTSTVYETEHPLVSVHPVTGERTLLVGHFLQRLVGFGTSDSNRLIGIFTDHATRPENTVRWHWSPGDVAIWDNRATIHRAVDDYGDRPRVVRRTTVAGNVVVGVDGRPSVTRVLGRKPSLAA from the coding sequence ATGAGCCTTCCCAGCGGTTTCGACATCAAGCCCATCAACGGCAACATCGGCGCCGAACTGCGCGGCGTCACCCTGTCCGGCGATCTGCACCCGGCGGTGCTGAAGGCGATCCAGGACGCCGTCCACGAGTACAAGGTGATCTTCGTCCGCGATCAGCACCACATCGACGACGCCCGGCAGGAGGCGTTCGGGCGGCTGTGGGGCAGCCTGGTCGGCCATCCGACCGTCCCGTCGCTCAGCGGGACCGAAGGCATCCTGGACGTGGACGGCTCCCGCGGGGAACGCGCCAGTTCCTGGCACGCCGACATCACCTTCCTCGGCGATTATCCCAGCATCACCATCCTGCGCCCGCATGAACTGCCGGACCGCGGCGGCGACACGCTGTGGGGCAACACGGCGGCGGCCTACGCTGAACTGCCGGAGCCGCTGCGCGAACTGGCCGACAAGCTGCGGGCGATCCACACCAACCAGTACGATTACGTGGGCGACCGCGGAAACGTCCGCGAGGACGGGCTGAAGCGCTTCAACGAGGTCTTCACCTCCACCGTCTACGAGACGGAGCATCCGCTGGTGTCCGTGCATCCGGTCACCGGCGAGCGCACGCTGCTGGTCGGGCATTTCCTGCAACGGCTGGTCGGCTTCGGCACCTCCGATTCCAACCGGCTGATCGGCATCTTCACCGACCACGCCACCCGTCCGGAAAACACGGTGCGCTGGCACTGGTCGCCGGGCGACGTGGCGATCTGGGACAACCGAGCCACCATCCACCGGGCCGTGGACGATTACGGCGACCGTCCCCGCGTCGTCCGCCGCACGACGGTGGCCGGCAATGTGGTGGTCGGCGTCGATGGCCGTCCCAGCGTGACCCGCGTGCTCGGCCGCAAGCCGAGCCTCGCCGCCTGA
- a CDS encoding ABC transporter substrate-binding protein: protein MFHPGRVIRHALCALAGLGLAAAALAGPAAAEGRIRIAEQYGLGYLPLHVLRHQKLIEKHGKELGLDVTVEWVQLSGGAAMNDALLSDSIDLGSAGVGPLLTIWDRTKGNANVKAIAALNSMPLFLTTTNPNVKTLKDFTDKDKIALPAVKVGVQARVLQMAVEKEFGEGKFDALDKLTVSLPHPDATAALLSGSSEITGHISSPPFQYQQLRDPKIHKVFSSYDVLGGPHTFNLIWAKEAFRTKNPKTYQAFLGALKEAMDVINADHSVAADIYLAQNRGDLDKAFVVSILDDPDNQFTVAPAGVGAFADFMHKVGAMKNKPASWKDLFFEDLHGETGS from the coding sequence ATGTTCCATCCTGGACGTGTCATCCGCCACGCGCTCTGCGCCTTGGCCGGTCTGGGGCTCGCCGCCGCAGCGCTGGCCGGTCCGGCGGCGGCGGAAGGCCGGATACGGATCGCCGAACAGTATGGGCTGGGCTATCTGCCGCTGCATGTGCTGCGCCACCAGAAGCTGATCGAGAAGCACGGCAAGGAGCTGGGGCTCGACGTCACTGTGGAGTGGGTGCAGCTCTCCGGCGGCGCGGCGATGAACGACGCGCTGCTGTCGGACAGCATCGATCTCGGCTCGGCGGGCGTCGGTCCGCTGCTGACCATCTGGGACCGCACCAAGGGCAACGCCAACGTCAAGGCCATCGCCGCCCTGAACAGCATGCCGCTGTTCCTGACCACCACCAACCCGAACGTCAAGACGCTCAAGGACTTCACCGACAAGGACAAGATCGCCCTGCCGGCGGTGAAGGTCGGCGTCCAGGCCCGCGTGCTCCAGATGGCCGTGGAGAAGGAGTTCGGGGAGGGCAAGTTCGACGCGCTCGACAAGCTGACCGTCTCGCTGCCGCATCCCGACGCCACCGCCGCCCTGCTGTCCGGCTCGTCGGAGATCACCGGGCACATCTCCAGCCCGCCCTTCCAGTACCAGCAGCTCCGCGACCCGAAGATCCACAAGGTCTTCAGCTCCTACGACGTGCTGGGCGGGCCGCACACCTTCAACCTGATCTGGGCGAAGGAAGCCTTCCGGACCAAGAATCCCAAGACCTATCAGGCCTTCCTCGGCGCGCTGAAGGAGGCGATGGACGTCATCAACGCCGACCATTCCGTGGCGGCGGACATCTATCTGGCGCAGAACCGGGGCGACCTCGACAAGGCTTTCGTGGTCAGCATCCTCGACGACCCGGACAACCAGTTCACCGTCGCCCCCGCCGGCGTCGGGGCCTTCGCCGACTTCATGCACAAGGTCGGCGCCATGAAGAACAAGCCGGCCTCCTGGAAGGACCTGTTCTTCGAAGACCTGCACGGCGAAACCGGGAGCTGA
- a CDS encoding ABC transporter ATP-binding protein, giving the protein MNAFTHPASLDTSSLDLAGVGSAGVSERPLLDVSGVTLQYKTRRHLVTATYRVDFQVFQAERYVLLGPSGCGKSSLLKAVGGFLAPVDGAIRLNGRAVSGPGPDRMMVFQEFDQLPPWKTVKQNVMFPLLASGKATRREAEEKALDCIARVNLSKFADVHPHMLSGGMKQRVAIARAMAMEPDILLMDEPFAALDALTRRKMQEELLQLWDDLRFTVLFVTHSIEEALVVGSRILVLSPHPGQVKAELNCDGYDHFAVGSPAFQDTAQRIHTMLFADEVETVKGVPS; this is encoded by the coding sequence ATGAACGCCTTCACCCATCCCGCCAGCCTGGACACCTCCAGCCTCGACTTGGCCGGTGTGGGCAGCGCCGGCGTGTCCGAGCGCCCTCTGCTGGACGTGTCCGGCGTGACGCTCCAGTACAAGACGCGCCGCCATCTGGTGACCGCGACCTACCGCGTCGATTTCCAGGTGTTCCAGGCGGAGCGCTACGTCCTGCTGGGGCCGTCCGGCTGCGGCAAGTCCTCCTTGCTGAAAGCGGTGGGCGGCTTCCTGGCGCCGGTGGATGGCGCCATCCGTCTGAACGGGCGGGCGGTGAGCGGGCCGGGGCCGGATCGCATGATGGTCTTCCAGGAGTTCGACCAGCTTCCGCCCTGGAAGACTGTGAAGCAGAACGTGATGTTCCCCCTGCTCGCCAGCGGCAAGGCCACGCGGCGGGAGGCCGAGGAGAAGGCGCTGGACTGCATCGCGCGGGTGAACCTGTCCAAGTTCGCCGACGTGCATCCGCACATGCTGTCGGGCGGGATGAAGCAGCGCGTCGCCATCGCCCGTGCCATGGCCATGGAGCCGGACATCCTGCTGATGGACGAGCCCTTCGCGGCGCTGGACGCGCTGACCCGCCGCAAGATGCAGGAGGAGCTGCTTCAGCTCTGGGACGATCTGCGCTTCACCGTGCTGTTCGTCACCCACTCCATCGAGGAGGCGCTGGTCGTCGGCTCGCGCATCCTGGTGCTGTCGCCGCACCCCGGACAGGTGAAGGCGGAGCTGAACTGCGACGGCTACGACCATTTCGCGGTGGGCAGCCCGGCCTTCCAGGACACCGCCCAGCGCATCCACACTATGCTGTTCGCCGACGAGGTGGAAACGGTGAAGGGGGTGCCGTCATGA
- a CDS encoding ABC transporter permease gives MTGLSLAPRGRRVPPVRPEYERTVATTGPIGDVARPLSLWERIGNITALRRFAVLAAVALLWQVAATWQNNPLMFPTFTATVTALWDGIWRENLLSMAWVSLSVLLKGYAIAVVLAVLLTSFAVSTRIGNDVLSTLTSMFNPLPAIALLPIAMLWFGLGAVSLTFVLVHAVLWPLALNTHAGFTSVSETLRMAGRNYGLTGIRYVVTMLIPAAFPAILTGLKVGWAFAWRTLIAAELVFGVSSGKGGLGWFIFQNRNELYIDKVFAGLVTVILIGLVVENVVFRWIETHTVRKWGMVR, from the coding sequence ATGACCGGCCTGTCCCTGGCGCCGCGAGGCCGCCGCGTGCCCCCCGTCCGCCCGGAGTATGAACGGACGGTCGCCACCACCGGCCCCATCGGCGACGTGGCCCGCCCGCTGTCCCTGTGGGAGCGGATCGGCAACATCACCGCGCTCCGCCGCTTCGCCGTGCTGGCCGCGGTGGCGCTGCTTTGGCAGGTCGCCGCGACGTGGCAGAACAACCCGCTGATGTTCCCCACCTTCACCGCCACCGTCACGGCGCTGTGGGACGGCATCTGGCGGGAGAACCTGCTGTCGATGGCCTGGGTGTCGCTGTCGGTCCTGCTGAAGGGCTATGCCATCGCCGTCGTGCTGGCCGTGCTGCTGACCAGCTTCGCGGTGTCCACGCGCATCGGCAACGACGTGCTGTCCACGCTGACCTCGATGTTCAACCCCTTGCCGGCCATCGCGCTGCTGCCCATCGCCATGCTGTGGTTCGGGCTGGGCGCGGTCAGCCTGACCTTCGTTCTGGTCCACGCGGTGCTGTGGCCGCTGGCGCTGAACACCCACGCCGGCTTCACCTCGGTGTCGGAGACGCTGCGCATGGCCGGGCGGAATTACGGGCTGACCGGCATCCGCTACGTCGTCACCATGCTGATTCCGGCGGCCTTTCCGGCCATCCTGACCGGGCTGAAGGTCGGCTGGGCCTTCGCCTGGCGCACGCTGATCGCGGCGGAGCTGGTGTTCGGCGTCTCGTCGGGCAAGGGCGGGCTGGGCTGGTTCATCTTCCAGAACCGCAACGAGCTGTACATCGACAAGGTGTTCGCCGGCCTCGTCACCGTCATCCTGATCGGCCTCGTCGTCGAGAACGTCGTCTTCCGCTGGATCGAGACCCACACCGTCCGCAAGTGGGGCATGGTCCGCTAG
- a CDS encoding threonine synthase, whose protein sequence is MPFDSNLTTERPTFVTHLECAYTGERYEADTVHNLSKAGKPLLVRYDLEGVRGALTKDALSERPQDLWRYRELLPVRRVQDIVSLGEAVTPLVALPKLAAKLGAAELLVKDEGRLPTGSFKARGLVMAVSMAKAFGITHMAMPTNGNAGAALAAYATRAGIKTTIFCPEDTPEVNVSEIELQGATVYRVNGLIDDCGKIVGEGKAKAGWFDVSTLKEPYRIEGKKTMGLELAEQLGWEVPDVIFYPTGGGTGLIGMWKAFAELEAIGFIGSKRPRMVAVQAAGCAPMVRAYEAGEEHAPRWQDAHTIASGIRVPQAVGDFLILRAVRESGGFAVAVPDEAIQAALDEAAREEGFLLCPEGAATYAAYKQALADGRVGRDERAVLFNCATGLKYPLPPVHRTLDRHQPIDYSVF, encoded by the coding sequence GTGCCTTTCGACAGCAACCTGACCACCGAGCGCCCGACCTTCGTCACGCATCTGGAATGCGCCTACACCGGCGAGCGGTACGAGGCCGACACCGTCCACAACCTGTCCAAGGCCGGCAAGCCGTTGCTGGTCCGCTATGACCTGGAGGGGGTGCGCGGCGCGCTGACCAAGGACGCGCTGTCCGAACGCCCGCAGGACCTGTGGCGCTATCGCGAGCTGCTGCCGGTGCGCCGGGTGCAGGACATCGTCAGCCTGGGCGAGGCGGTGACCCCGCTGGTCGCGCTGCCCAAGCTCGCCGCGAAGCTGGGGGCGGCGGAACTGCTGGTCAAGGACGAGGGGCGTCTGCCCACCGGTTCCTTCAAGGCGCGCGGGCTGGTCATGGCGGTGTCCATGGCGAAGGCCTTCGGCATCACGCACATGGCCATGCCGACCAACGGCAACGCCGGCGCGGCGCTGGCCGCCTACGCGACGCGGGCGGGCATCAAGACGACGATCTTCTGCCCGGAGGACACGCCGGAGGTCAACGTCTCGGAGATCGAACTCCAGGGCGCCACGGTCTACCGGGTCAACGGGCTGATCGACGACTGCGGCAAGATCGTGGGGGAGGGCAAGGCCAAGGCCGGCTGGTTCGACGTCTCCACCCTGAAGGAGCCCTACCGGATCGAAGGCAAGAAGACCATGGGTCTGGAATTGGCTGAGCAGCTCGGCTGGGAAGTGCCGGACGTCATCTTCTACCCGACCGGTGGCGGCACCGGGCTGATCGGCATGTGGAAGGCCTTTGCCGAGCTGGAGGCCATCGGCTTCATCGGCTCCAAACGCCCGCGCATGGTCGCCGTGCAGGCCGCCGGCTGCGCCCCGATGGTCCGCGCCTACGAGGCGGGCGAGGAGCACGCGCCGCGCTGGCAGGACGCCCACACCATCGCGTCCGGCATCCGCGTGCCGCAGGCGGTCGGCGACTTCCTGATCCTGCGCGCGGTGCGGGAGAGCGGCGGTTTCGCCGTCGCCGTGCCCGACGAGGCCATCCAGGCGGCCCTGGACGAGGCGGCGCGGGAGGAAGGCTTCCTGCTCTGCCCGGAGGGCGCCGCCACCTACGCCGCCTACAAGCAGGCGCTGGCCGACGGGCGGGTGGGCCGCGACGAGCGCGCCGTGCTGTTCAACTGCGCGACCGGGCTGAAATACCCGCTGCCGCCCGTCCACCGGACGCTCGACCGCCACCAGCCCATCGACTACTCGGTGTTCTGA
- a CDS encoding malate/lactate/ureidoglycolate dehydrogenase, which produces MSGPYAADRLVALLDAILQRSGSSPEEAAIVAANLVDSDATGHASHGVCQIAVYAKSLELGHLQPNRHARVVRDEAPFLVVDGEVGYGQVIAREATDLAIARAKAGGACVLALRNAHHIGRVGSYGEQCIDAGLIGVFFVNVVSRPLAAPHGGGRPRLGTNPICIAVPATPGHPPFLLDFATSAVAANKCRVAAATGKEVADGLLIDERGAPTRDPGVMFRDPTGAILPFGGHKGYGLALACEILAGALAGGLPALPENLRPGRVVNNALAFLIDPARVSDTENGGWQALTDAVLDHIQDTPPVPGGDGVLVPGGPERRSRALAAERGITLDPDTVRALHDIGGALGLDVPVFLGG; this is translated from the coding sequence ATGAGTGGTCCTTACGCGGCGGACCGTCTGGTGGCTCTGCTCGACGCCATCCTGCAGCGGTCCGGCAGCAGCCCGGAGGAGGCGGCCATCGTCGCCGCCAACCTCGTGGACTCCGACGCCACCGGCCACGCCAGCCACGGGGTGTGCCAGATCGCCGTCTACGCGAAGAGCCTGGAGCTGGGCCATCTGCAACCCAACCGCCACGCCCGCGTCGTCCGCGACGAGGCGCCGTTCCTGGTGGTGGACGGGGAGGTCGGTTATGGGCAGGTGATCGCGCGGGAGGCGACGGACCTCGCCATCGCGCGGGCCAAGGCGGGCGGGGCCTGCGTGCTCGCCCTGCGCAACGCCCACCACATCGGGCGCGTCGGTTCCTACGGCGAGCAGTGCATCGACGCGGGGTTGATCGGGGTCTTCTTCGTCAACGTGGTCAGCCGGCCGCTGGCGGCCCCCCATGGCGGCGGGCGGCCGCGGCTGGGCACCAACCCGATCTGCATTGCCGTTCCCGCCACACCGGGCCATCCGCCTTTCCTGCTGGACTTCGCGACCAGCGCGGTGGCGGCCAACAAGTGCCGCGTCGCCGCGGCCACCGGGAAGGAGGTCGCCGACGGCCTGCTGATCGATGAGCGGGGCGCGCCGACGCGCGACCCCGGCGTGATGTTCCGCGACCCGACCGGCGCCATCCTGCCCTTTGGCGGGCATAAGGGTTACGGGCTGGCGCTGGCCTGCGAGATCCTCGCCGGGGCGCTGGCCGGCGGGCTGCCGGCCCTGCCGGAAAACCTCCGTCCGGGCCGGGTGGTGAACAACGCGCTGGCCTTCCTGATCGACCCGGCGCGGGTATCCGACACGGAGAACGGTGGCTGGCAGGCGCTGACCGACGCGGTGCTGGACCACATCCAGGACACCCCGCCGGTCCCAGGCGGTGACGGCGTGCTGGTGCCCGGCGGGCCGGAGCGGCGGAGCCGGGCTCTGGCCGCGGAGCGCGGCATCACGCTCGACCCCGACACCGTGCGCGCCCTGCACGACATCGGGGGCGCGCTCGGCCTCGACGTTCCGGTCTTCCTGGGGGGCTGA